From Amphiprion ocellaris isolate individual 3 ecotype Okinawa chromosome 10, ASM2253959v1, whole genome shotgun sequence, one genomic window encodes:
- the ltb4r2b gene encoding leukotriene B4 receptor 2b, with amino-acid sequence MKNFTPSLLTTPTKDPNLEDDSVVSNDFSTTLGALILGLVFLLGVPGNLFIVWSILARIRRRSVTTLLILNLACADGFLMALTIFFIIYLAKQTWIFGNPMCKTLFYLCNANMYASIFLITLMSVHRLVSVVFPRRLSYLISRKVVRRVIVGMWVLVMVISVPSLVFRDVREDSDERNRTRHVCAPNHTLPRHVRFQYAFETVAGFILPYAIIITSYILILRRLRQTKFRRKIRSEKLILAIVVMFGLFWLPYHVINMIQVAAMWYKEKSPTREILDHISKSSRAVTSALAFISSCANPVLYTFAGKSYIKQNGFAFMAKLFEGTASEGMGNKKSRVLGKDNVGHSNTDSPSNTVASTALNGNTQ; translated from the exons ATGAAGAACTTCACTCCTTCCCTCCTGACGACTCCCACCAAGGACCCCAACCTCGAGGACGACAGCGTTGTGAGCAACGACTTCTCCACCACGCTGGGCGCCCTCATCCTCGGCCTGGTCTTCCTCCTGGGCGTCCCCGGCAACCTCTTCATCGTCTGGAGCATCCTGGCGCGCATCCGGCGACGCTCGGTCAccaccctcctcatcctcaacTTGGCGTGCGCTGACGGCTTCCTCATGGCCCTCaccatcttcttcatcatctacCTGGCCAAGCAGACGTGGATCTTCGGAAATCCCATGTGCAAGACCCTGTTCTACCTGTGTAACGCCAACATGTATGCTTCCATTTTCCTGATCACCCTGATGAGCGTGCACCGGCTGGTGTCCGTGGTGTTTCCGCGGAGACTGTCCTACCTGATCAGCAGAAAGGTGGTGAGGAGGGTCATCGTGGGCATGTGGGTGCTGGTGATGGTCATTTCTGTCCCTTCGCTGGTGTTTCGAGACGTGAGAGAAGACAGCGACGAGAGGAACAGAACCAGACACGTGTGTGCTCCCAACCACACCCTGCCTCGACAT GTGAGGTTCCAGTATGCCTTTGAGACAGTAGCAGGATTCATCCTTCCCTACGCCATCATCATAACCAGCTACATCCTCATCCTGAGACGCCTCAGACAGACTAAGTTCCGGCGAAAGATCCGCAGCGAGAAGCTCATCTTGGCCATCGTGGTGATGTTCGGCCTGTTCTGGCTGCCGTACCACGTCATCAACATGATTCAG GTGGCAGCTATGTGGTACAAAGAGAAGTCACCTACAAGAGAGAT ATTGGACCACATCTCTAAGTCGAGCCGTGCTGTCACCTCAGCTCTGGCCTTCATCAGCAGCTGCGCCAACCCCGTCCTCTACACCTTTGCTGGCAAGTCATACATCAAGCAGAACGGTTTCGCCTTCATGGCGAAGCTGTTCGAGGGAACGGCGTCTGAGGGGATGGGGAACAAGAAGAGCCGAGTGTTGGGTAAAGACAACGTGGGTCACAGTAACACTGACTCTCCGAGCAACACGGTGGCTTCTACTGCACTAAACGGAAACACTCAGTGA